The following proteins are encoded in a genomic region of Arcobacter cloacae:
- a CDS encoding DUF4105 domain-containing protein, translated as MLNICNFFIRKLKYLLLFFLCFNFSYSSEIFNHIEDTKLYENSYWAKLLHFRDGVSEIDSDNFFISKDGKKDLKKELFETIQSLQNGQNNVLCRFPLRVEWLKQNIPSLEKTIIYYSCEELDKYISLLDAKYVTMVFPTAHINSPASMYGHTFLRLGSNKQTPLISNAINYAAVTNETNGFIFAYKGLFGHYEGRYSILPYYEKIKEYNNLEQRDIWEYDLDLNQEEINRLVLHTFELKDSYSDYFFFKENCSYNILWLLEIARPSLHLVSNFDFKTVPLDSIKILQKYDLIENTNFRYSSMRKMKHILNEEIENKKYLKEFVNEDKPLNESLSTKDKISYLDFKISYLQYQRSNNEYDKDEYLKRYLQLLKQRSSFKEVSNYEIETPFDPLYSHDSARVSFFYDSNDSFELSAKPVYNDMYDITDGYLQGAYIDFFELNLKKQKEDDLKLDRFTLLKIKSLAPRDMFFKPISWGIDLGYEHFKEENDYLKIKPEIGLSFGQNKDYIYTMLSSNIYYKANEQLASIGTNIGFVTNRFKDFKIGLNYSYDKYNKNFENKQFEGFITYKLNRNASLNLRYLNDNLYEKEDILKVGVSYYF; from the coding sequence TTGCTAAATATATGTAATTTTTTTATTAGAAAGTTAAAGTATTTATTACTTTTCTTTCTATGTTTTAACTTTTCTTACTCTTCAGAAATTTTCAATCATATAGAAGATACTAAACTTTATGAAAATTCTTATTGGGCAAAATTATTACACTTTAGAGATGGAGTAAGTGAAATAGATTCAGATAACTTTTTTATATCAAAAGATGGAAAAAAAGATTTAAAAAAAGAGTTATTTGAAACTATACAATCTTTACAAAATGGACAAAATAATGTTTTATGTAGATTTCCATTAAGAGTTGAATGGCTTAAACAAAATATTCCTTCTTTAGAAAAAACAATTATTTATTATTCTTGTGAAGAGTTAGATAAGTATATTTCTTTACTTGATGCAAAATATGTAACTATGGTTTTTCCAACAGCGCATATAAACTCTCCAGCATCAATGTATGGACATACATTTTTAAGACTTGGTTCAAATAAACAAACTCCTCTTATTTCAAATGCGATAAATTATGCAGCAGTAACAAATGAAACAAATGGTTTTATTTTTGCATATAAAGGTTTATTTGGACACTATGAAGGAAGATATTCGATTCTGCCTTATTATGAAAAGATAAAAGAGTATAACAATCTCGAACAAAGAGATATTTGGGAGTATGATTTAGATTTAAATCAAGAAGAAATAAATAGATTAGTTTTACATACTTTTGAATTAAAAGACTCATATTCAGATTATTTTTTCTTTAAAGAGAATTGCTCTTATAATATTTTATGGCTTTTAGAGATTGCACGTCCTAGTTTACATTTAGTAAGTAATTTTGATTTTAAAACAGTTCCTCTTGATAGTATAAAAATTTTACAAAAATATGATTTGATAGAGAATACTAATTTTAGATACTCATCAATGAGAAAAATGAAACACATTTTAAATGAAGAAATAGAGAATAAAAAGTATTTAAAAGAGTTTGTAAATGAAGATAAGCCATTAAATGAAAGTTTAAGTACAAAAGATAAAATCTCTTATTTGGATTTTAAAATCTCTTATTTACAATATCAAAGGTCAAACAATGAGTATGATAAAGATGAATATTTAAAAAGATATTTACAACTTCTAAAACAAAGAAGTTCTTTTAAAGAGGTTTCAAATTATGAAATAGAAACGCCTTTTGATCCTCTTTATTCTCATGATTCTGCAAGAGTTTCTTTTTTTTATGATTCAAATGATAGTTTTGAGTTAAGTGCAAAACCAGTTTATAACGATATGTATGATATCACAGATGGATATTTACAAGGTGCTTACATAGATTTTTTTGAATTAAATTTAAAAAAACAAAAAGAAGATGATTTGAAACTTGATAGATTTACTTTACTAAAGATAAAATCTCTAGCTCCTAGAGATATGTTTTTCAAACCCATTTCATGGGGAATTGATTTAGGGTATGAGCATTTTAAAGAAGAAAATGATTATCTTAAAATAAAACCAGAAATAGGTCTTAGTTTTGGACAAAACAAAGATTATATTTATACTATGCTTTCTTCAAATATTTATTATAAAGCAAATGAACAATTAGCTTCAATAGGAACAAATATAGGTTTTGTTACAAATAGATTTAAAGATTTTAAAATAGGGTTGAATTACTCTTATGATAAATATAATAAGAACTTTGAAAATAAGCAGTTTGAAGGATTTATAACTTATAAACTAAATAGAAATGCAAGTTTAAATCTAAGATATTTAAATGATAATTTATATGAAAAAGAGGATATTTTAAAAGTAGGAGTTTCCTACTACTTTTAA
- a CDS encoding DUF6394 family protein, giving the protein MDWGKVTYIFFSLMSLTTTAGFLYEPNAIALFIAAGVNVISTILKLGVKNLLAAELLASSLVADLHLIPAFMVLVFSDNLALAISLAIGAVVANVFSIALALIESAKSQDKEEF; this is encoded by the coding sequence ATGGATTGGGGTAAAGTAACCTATATTTTCTTTTCACTAATGTCTTTAACTACAACAGCAGGTTTTTTATATGAACCAAATGCTATTGCGTTATTTATTGCAGCTGGAGTTAATGTAATTTCAACAATACTTAAACTAGGTGTTAAAAATTTACTTGCAGCTGAATTATTAGCAAGTTCATTAGTGGCTGATTTACACCTAATACCAGCTTTTATGGTGCTTGTTTTCAGTGATAATCTTGCTCTTGCTATCTCTTTAGCAATAGGTGCAGTTGTCGCAAATGTTTTTTCTATAGCATTAGCATTAATTGAAAGTGCAAAAAGTCAAGATAAGGAAGAGTTTTAA
- the secD gene encoding protein translocase subunit SecD: MRIFNYRLIIFILSIIFGIVFSIPSILQTDTGKKISLGLDLQGGLHMLLGVNTHEAVTSKIKTIATSVKYFSDDEELLIDGLSIENDSVVFTVLDADEIPKMDEMLKQIKGLDISKNELKYTLKLTAEDIAKTKDLAVAQAVETIRNRLDQFGLSEPTVVRQGLTDIVVELPGIKTQEDEKAARELISKPANLELMAVDEERNDQVYNLTTAQAAAYGNVILEDTKNPNIKYLVKEIPILNGSQVIDAQVAFDMSNQPIINFTLNSTGARIFGEFTSKNIGKRLAVVLDGKVYSAPNIRERIGGGSGQISGGFTVNEAGNVAIALRSGALPATVTLLEKRSVGPSLGADSIKASMIALISGFLIVFAFMVIYYRRAGIIANIALVTNIFIIIAVMAMFGATLTLPGMAGIVLTVGMAVDANVIITERIRELLKEGASMAKAIEDGYSNAMRAILDANITTLLVAVILYAYGTGPIKGFAITISIGILASMLTAILGTHGIYEALLSKMSKDKDSKKWFGVK, translated from the coding sequence TTGAGAATATTCAATTATAGACTCATAATATTTATATTAAGTATAATTTTCGGTATTGTTTTTTCAATCCCTTCAATATTACAAACAGACACAGGTAAAAAGATCTCATTGGGATTAGATTTACAAGGTGGATTACATATGCTTTTAGGTGTAAACACACATGAAGCAGTAACTTCAAAAATAAAAACAATAGCAACATCAGTAAAATATTTTTCAGATGATGAAGAGTTATTAATAGATGGATTATCAATAGAAAATGATAGTGTTGTTTTTACAGTATTAGATGCAGATGAAATACCAAAAATGGATGAGATGTTAAAACAAATCAAAGGTTTAGATATTTCAAAAAATGAATTAAAATATACTTTAAAATTAACAGCAGAAGATATAGCAAAAACAAAAGATTTAGCTGTAGCACAAGCTGTTGAAACAATAAGAAATAGACTAGACCAATTTGGATTATCAGAACCAACAGTAGTAAGACAAGGATTAACAGATATCGTTGTGGAACTTCCAGGGATAAAAACACAAGAAGATGAAAAAGCAGCAAGAGAACTTATCTCAAAACCAGCAAACTTAGAATTAATGGCAGTTGATGAAGAGAGAAATGACCAAGTTTATAATCTTACAACAGCACAAGCTGCAGCATATGGAAATGTAATCTTAGAAGATACAAAAAATCCAAATATAAAATATCTAGTAAAAGAGATACCAATTTTAAATGGCTCACAAGTAATTGATGCTCAAGTTGCATTTGATATGTCAAATCAACCAATAATTAATTTTACATTAAACTCAACGGGTGCTAGAATATTTGGAGAATTTACAAGTAAAAATATAGGGAAAAGATTAGCTGTAGTTTTAGATGGGAAAGTTTATTCAGCACCAAATATAAGAGAGAGAATTGGTGGAGGAAGTGGACAAATTTCAGGAGGATTTACAGTAAATGAAGCTGGAAATGTAGCAATAGCATTAAGAAGTGGAGCATTACCAGCAACTGTAACACTATTAGAAAAAAGAAGTGTGGGACCATCATTGGGAGCTGATTCTATAAAAGCTTCGATGATAGCACTTATTTCAGGATTTTTAATAGTATTTGCATTTATGGTAATTTATTATAGAAGAGCTGGAATTATTGCAAATATAGCACTTGTAACAAATATTTTTATAATAATAGCTGTAATGGCTATGTTTGGGGCAACATTAACACTTCCTGGAATGGCTGGAATTGTTCTTACAGTTGGTATGGCAGTTGATGCAAATGTTATTATCACTGAAAGAATAAGAGAACTATTAAAAGAAGGTGCTTCTATGGCAAAAGCAATAGAAGATGGATATTCAAATGCAATGAGAGCAATTTTAGATGCAAATATTACAACCCTTTTAGTAGCAGTTATCCTATACGCTTATGGAACAGGTCCTATAAAAGGATTTGCTATAACTATTTCTATTGGTATCTTAGCTTCAATGTTAACAGCAATTTTAGGAACTCATGGTATTTATGAAGCATTATTATCAAAAATGTCAAAAGATAAAGATAGTAAAAAATGGTTTGGAGTTAAATAA
- the leuS gene encoding leucine--tRNA ligase, with amino-acid sequence MEYISKDIEKKWQNFWSENQSFEPSDDLTKEKKYILSMFPYPSGRIHMGHVRNYCLGDAFARHFRKSNFNVLHPIGWDSFGMPAENAAIKHKLHPKKWTYENIDYMRDELKALGLSFSETREFATSDELYTKWEQEFIIKMYEAGIIYRKSATVNWCPHDLTVLANEQLEDGCCWRCGTQVVQKEMPGYYVGITKYAQELLDDLELLKNDWPSQVLTMQENWIGRSEGLEFKFELSVESKAKLERTFSKYFVFTTRPDTIYGVSYSALAPEHPIVKYIVENNLLPEKKIKAIKDMQKVPERDRAIQEKEGVCLEIEVMHPLTGERIPVWVANFVLASYGGGAVMAVPAHDQRDFEFAKKYDLPIKQVIVGNEGIIDNPTEAFTGEGTLINSESFTGLPNIKAKKAIIYHFEQNSLGIKQVNFKLRDWGVSRQRYWGAPVPFIHCESCGLVPEKIENLPVALPEDVEITGEGNPLDSHPTWKHCSCPKCGKPAIRETDTLDTFVQSSWYFLRYATNPKVWNETGILKSDSDYWMDVDQYIGGIEHAILHLLYARFFTKVLRDLGYTNSTEPFKRLLTQGMVLKDGAKMSKSKGNVVDPDLIVEKYGADTARLFMMFAAPPTKELEWNDSAVDGAYRFIKKFFERAENVTTSSLEAFKNIEHSSLSKEEKEARKKVYEALLKSNEVFTKTYTFNTLIASSMEALNALQAQKNELVWAEGYYILTNILEPIIPHACWELSNRLFELKNFDGKIEIKEEVFALESIVLAVTVNGKKRCEIEVSPEATKDEILATAKIASAKWLGNSELVKEIVVPNKLVNFVIKG; translated from the coding sequence ATGGAATATATTTCAAAAGATATTGAAAAGAAATGGCAAAATTTTTGGAGCGAAAACCAATCTTTTGAACCAAGTGATGATTTAACTAAAGAGAAAAAATATATTTTAAGTATGTTCCCATATCCAAGTGGAAGAATTCATATGGGACATGTTAGAAATTATTGTTTAGGTGATGCTTTTGCTAGACATTTTAGAAAATCTAATTTTAATGTTTTACATCCAATTGGATGGGATAGTTTTGGAATGCCAGCTGAAAACGCAGCTATAAAACATAAACTTCATCCAAAAAAATGGACTTATGAAAATATTGATTATATGAGAGATGAGTTAAAGGCTTTAGGTTTATCTTTTAGTGAAACAAGAGAATTTGCAACAAGTGATGAACTTTATACAAAATGGGAACAAGAGTTTATTATTAAAATGTATGAAGCTGGAATCATTTATAGAAAATCAGCAACAGTAAACTGGTGTCCACATGATTTAACAGTTTTAGCAAACGAGCAGTTAGAAGATGGTTGTTGTTGGAGATGTGGAACACAAGTTGTTCAAAAAGAGATGCCAGGATATTATGTAGGAATTACAAAATATGCTCAAGAGTTACTTGATGATTTAGAATTATTAAAAAATGATTGGCCAAGCCAAGTTTTAACTATGCAAGAAAATTGGATTGGAAGAAGCGAAGGTTTAGAGTTTAAATTTGAGTTATCTGTAGAATCAAAAGCAAAACTAGAAAGAACATTTAGTAAATATTTTGTATTTACAACTCGTCCTGATACAATTTATGGAGTTTCTTATTCAGCCCTTGCTCCTGAGCATCCAATAGTAAAATATATAGTTGAAAATAATCTTTTACCAGAAAAAAAGATAAAAGCAATTAAAGATATGCAAAAAGTTCCTGAAAGAGATAGAGCTATTCAGGAAAAGGAGGGTGTTTGCCTTGAAATAGAGGTTATGCATCCATTAACAGGTGAGAGAATTCCTGTTTGGGTTGCTAACTTTGTTTTAGCTTCTTATGGTGGAGGAGCTGTTATGGCTGTTCCTGCCCATGATCAAAGAGATTTTGAATTTGCTAAGAAATATGATTTACCAATTAAACAAGTAATTGTAGGAAATGAAGGAATCATAGATAATCCAACTGAAGCATTTACAGGTGAAGGAACTTTAATTAATAGTGAAAGTTTTACAGGTTTACCAAATATAAAAGCTAAAAAAGCGATTATTTATCATTTTGAACAAAACTCTTTAGGAATAAAACAAGTTAATTTTAAACTTAGAGATTGGGGAGTTTCAAGACAAAGATACTGGGGTGCTCCTGTTCCATTTATTCATTGTGAGAGTTGTGGATTAGTTCCTGAGAAAATCGAAAATTTACCAGTTGCATTACCTGAAGATGTTGAAATTACAGGTGAGGGAAATCCTTTGGATTCTCATCCTACTTGGAAACATTGTTCATGCCCAAAATGCGGAAAACCAGCTATTAGAGAAACAGATACTTTAGATACTTTTGTTCAATCTTCTTGGTATTTTTTAAGATATGCAACAAATCCAAAAGTTTGGAATGAAACGGGAATTTTAAAATCTGATAGTGATTATTGGATGGATGTTGATCAGTATATTGGTGGAATTGAACACGCAATTTTACACCTATTGTATGCAAGGTTTTTTACAAAAGTTTTAAGGGATTTAGGATACACAAATTCTACAGAACCATTTAAAAGATTATTAACACAAGGAATGGTTTTAAAAGATGGCGCTAAGATGTCAAAATCAAAAGGAAATGTTGTAGATCCTGATTTAATAGTAGAAAAATATGGAGCGGATACTGCAAGATTGTTTATGATGTTTGCAGCACCTCCAACAAAAGAGCTTGAATGGAATGATAGCGCTGTTGATGGTGCTTATAGATTTATTAAAAAATTCTTTGAAAGAGCAGAAAATGTAACAACTTCATCTTTAGAAGCATTTAAGAATATCGAGCACTCTTCTTTAAGTAAAGAAGAAAAAGAAGCGAGAAAAAAAGTTTATGAAGCATTACTAAAATCAAATGAAGTATTTACAAAAACTTATACTTTTAATACATTAATTGCATCTTCAATGGAAGCTTTAAATGCTTTACAAGCACAAAAAAATGAGTTAGTTTGGGCAGAAGGTTATTATATTTTAACAAATATTCTAGAGCCAATTATTCCTCATGCTTGTTGGGAACTATCAAATAGATTATTTGAATTAAAGAATTTTGATGGAAAAATAGAGATTAAAGAAGAAGTTTTTGCTTTAGAGTCTATAGTTTTAGCAGTTACTGTAAATGGTAAAAAAAGATGTGAAATTGAAGTATCACCTGAGGCTACAAAAGATGAAATTTTAGCCACTGCAAAAATTGCATCGGCTAAATGGCTAGGAAATAGTGAATTAGTAAAAGAGATAGTTGTTCCTAATAAATTAGTTAATTTTGTGATTAAAGGATAA
- a CDS encoding apolipoprotein N-acyltransferase, which translates to MFLLKRDYSNKNFIIKGFITAILLSSFIYLSHFNIEIKLLNTFLGLFAIYFLLIIPRSSLPITGFLTGVLWCYWMAVSLQYYDLVYLTPVIIIGIGLVYAIIFYLFAFYDRLTIRIAMVFAFTFFAPFNFNWMKFELIFIDSYIGTSKIDFAIILISFYFIIKLKRHKILGLIPLLFVLDFGKGEFIDNPKANIYMPQMNIEQSLKWQKEYQSTLIEKNFEEITKAIELKKDLVILPETAFTNVLNKNAELLERLIYLSNEIDILTGALYVENNQIYNASYFFTKGEIQVAKKVVLVPFGEEIPLPKYFVDLINKVFYNGASDYSKASNPTDFIIKGEKFRNAICYEGTTDKIFENLGDTRYMIMITNNAWFTPSIEPTLQHLLLKYYSKKYGVTIFHVANGSPNRIYRP; encoded by the coding sequence ATGTTTTTACTAAAACGCGATTATTCTAACAAAAACTTTATAATAAAAGGCTTCATTACAGCAATTTTGTTGAGTTCTTTTATTTACTTAAGTCATTTCAATATTGAAATAAAATTATTAAATACTTTTTTAGGTCTTTTTGCAATTTATTTTTTACTAATAATTCCTAGAAGTTCTTTGCCAATTACAGGTTTTCTAACTGGGGTTTTATGGTGTTATTGGATGGCTGTTAGTCTTCAATATTATGATTTAGTCTATTTAACTCCTGTTATAATAATCGGTATAGGATTAGTTTATGCAATTATTTTTTATCTTTTTGCTTTTTATGATAGATTAACTATTAGAATAGCAATGGTTTTTGCTTTTACTTTTTTTGCTCCATTTAATTTTAATTGGATGAAATTTGAACTAATTTTTATTGATTCATATATTGGAACTTCAAAAATTGATTTTGCAATAATTCTAATCTCTTTTTATTTTATAATTAAATTAAAAAGACACAAAATTTTAGGATTAATTCCTCTTTTATTTGTTTTAGATTTTGGAAAAGGTGAATTTATAGATAATCCAAAAGCTAATATTTATATGCCTCAAATGAATATAGAACAAAGTTTAAAGTGGCAAAAAGAGTATCAATCAACGTTAATTGAAAAAAATTTTGAAGAGATAACAAAAGCAATAGAGTTAAAAAAAGATTTAGTAATTTTACCCGAAACAGCATTTACTAATGTTTTAAATAAAAATGCAGAACTTTTAGAAAGACTAATTTATTTGTCAAATGAGATTGATATATTAACAGGAGCTTTATATGTTGAAAATAATCAAATCTATAATGCTTCATATTTTTTTACAAAAGGTGAAATACAAGTAGCTAAAAAAGTAGTTTTAGTTCCTTTTGGAGAAGAGATTCCTCTTCCTAAATATTTTGTTGATTTGATTAATAAAGTGTTTTATAATGGTGCTAGTGATTATTCAAAAGCTTCAAATCCCACAGATTTTATAATAAAAGGTGAAAAATTTAGAAATGCTATTTGTTACGAGGGAACAACTGATAAGATTTTTGAAAATCTAGGAGATACTAGATATATGATTATGATTACAAATAATGCTTGGTTTACGCCATCAATTGAGCCAACTCTTCAGCATTTGTTATTGAAATATTACTCTAAAAAATATGGAGTTACTATTTTTCATGTGGCAAATGGAAGTCCTAATAGAATCTATAGACCTTAA
- the lptE gene encoding LPS assembly lipoprotein LptE — translation MHIYKNLPFLIFTLIFTFLFSACGYKPSSYYAKQEMQGNVFVKLQVSLEDPKNSVLVKDAVNKILIQKLDSRMVNDINNAEVVMNLAISRVSISTLQYDKEGYNKLYKATVVISVNYYRKDNGIKKSFTVDGEYDFSIDQGSVISETNRFDAITNASNKAIDEILSKIAVSSFK, via the coding sequence ATGCATATTTATAAAAATTTACCTTTTCTTATTTTTACACTAATTTTTACTTTTTTATTTAGTGCTTGTGGATATAAACCATCTAGCTATTATGCAAAGCAAGAGATGCAAGGTAATGTTTTTGTAAAACTACAAGTTAGTTTGGAAGATCCAAAGAATTCTGTTTTAGTAAAAGATGCTGTAAATAAAATCTTAATTCAAAAATTAGATTCAAGAATGGTAAATGATATAAATAATGCAGAAGTTGTTATGAATCTGGCTATTAGTAGGGTTAGTATTTCAACATTACAGTATGATAAAGAGGGTTATAATAAACTTTATAAAGCTACAGTTGTTATTAGTGTTAATTATTATAGAAAAGATAATGGAATTAAAAAATCTTTTACAGTTGATGGAGAGTATGATTTTTCAATTGACCAAGGAAGTGTAATTAGTGAAACTAATAGATTTGATGCAATTACAAATGCTTCAAATAAAGCTATAGATGAAATTTTATCAAAAATCGCTGTTTCGTCATTTAAATAA
- the secF gene encoding protein translocase subunit SecF: protein MEFFKTDKIFDFMGKRLPFLGLSFVLVIASIIILFTKGLNFGIDFAGGTVVQVKYEQAAPISQIRDTLKSTKYANSSITKFGSDEEVVIRITGSSSDLTNDISDEMHKILDSTGNFEIRRVDMVGPKVGGELREKGLMALGLSLLVMLAYVSYRFEWRFAVASILGLAHDVTIALGAIALFNVEVNLDILAAILTLLGYSINDTIIVFDRIREKIQTSKEDELKKLINQSVSKTLSRTTLTSLTTLFVVATLLFFGGEIIYGFSFTLFIGIIVGTYSSIFIAATLLVQLKFSVADFRAKEAEKLKSKKEKEKLRAMYEQGTV from the coding sequence ATGGAATTTTTTAAAACAGATAAAATATTTGATTTTATGGGTAAGAGACTTCCTTTTTTAGGATTGTCTTTCGTTTTAGTTATTGCTTCAATAATCATACTTTTTACAAAGGGATTAAATTTTGGTATTGATTTTGCAGGTGGGACAGTAGTTCAAGTAAAATATGAACAAGCTGCACCAATAAGTCAAATAAGAGATACTTTAAAATCAACTAAATATGCAAACTCTTCAATTACAAAGTTTGGAAGTGATGAAGAAGTGGTTATTAGAATTACAGGAAGTAGTTCTGATTTGACAAATGATATTAGTGATGAGATGCATAAAATACTAGACTCAACTGGAAACTTTGAAATCAGAAGAGTTGATATGGTAGGTCCAAAAGTTGGAGGAGAGTTAAGAGAAAAAGGGCTTATGGCATTAGGATTGTCTTTGCTTGTAATGTTAGCTTATGTTTCATATAGATTTGAATGGAGATTTGCAGTTGCCTCAATTTTAGGATTAGCCCATGATGTTACTATTGCACTTGGAGCAATAGCCTTGTTTAATGTGGAAGTAAATCTTGATATTTTAGCAGCGATTTTAACACTATTAGGATATTCAATCAATGATACAATAATAGTATTTGATAGAATAAGAGAGAAAATACAAACATCAAAAGAGGATGAATTAAAAAAGTTAATAAATCAATCAGTAAGTAAAACTTTATCAAGAACTACTTTAACTTCTTTGACTACTTTATTTGTTGTAGCTACTTTACTATTTTTTGGTGGAGAGATAATATATGGCTTTTCTTTTACACTATTCATAGGTATTATAGTTGGAACTTACTCTTCTATATTTATAGCTGCAACATTACTTGTTCAACTAAAATTCTCAGTTGCAGATTTTAGAGCAAAAGAGGCTGAAAAATTAAAAAGTAAAAAAGAAAAAGAGAAATTAAGAGCTATGTACGAACAAGGTACAGTTTAA
- the yajC gene encoding preprotein translocase subunit YajC, which translates to MEGSSADLLSSLLPLVALFAIFYFLIIRPQQKQAKAHKEMVAGLKKGDKIVTNGGLIVEVTKVEDTYFVVKNSDGTEMKLIKEFVAKLLED; encoded by the coding sequence ATGGAAGGTTCAAGCGCAGATTTATTAAGTTCATTGTTACCTCTAGTTGCATTATTTGCAATTTTTTACTTTTTAATTATCAGACCACAACAAAAACAAGCGAAAGCTCATAAAGAAATGGTTGCAGGTCTTAAAAAAGGTGATAAAATTGTAACAAATGGTGGCTTAATTGTTGAGGTTACAAAAGTAGAAGATACTTATTTTGTAGTAAAAAACAGTGATGGAACTGAAATGAAGCTTATTAAAGAGTTTGTAGCAAAACTTTTAGAAGACTAA